Proteins found in one Solitalea lacus genomic segment:
- the mnmE gene encoding tRNA uridine-5-carboxymethylaminomethyl(34) synthesis GTPase MnmE: MLQTTPFAEDTIVALATPSGTGAIAVIRLSGPDAIKICNKVFFGKNLEKQTSHTVHFGTIRENDVIVDEVLATVFVAPHSYTRENSVEVSCHASPYIIQKLINLFIKNGARTAKPGEFTLRAFLNGQLDLSQAEAVADLIASRTEASHNMALRQLRGGFSNELKVLRQQLIDFAALIELELDFSEEDVEFANRPQLKALINSIQSVIRKLISSFDLGNAIKNGIPVVISGKPNVGKSTLLNALLNEERAIVSEIAGTTRDTIEDEINIGGINFRFIDTAGIRETSDKIEAIGVEKAYEKIRQSAVVIYLFDPEETDAKELGEIVLELSKHTSAESILLVANKLDKGNEQEWKKRYKELNGVLFISARDKVHLDQFTETLLHKAHVDQLNNDETMISNVRHLEALQKTNEALDDTLHLMDQPFGGELLAFEIKRALHHLGEITGDISNEDLLDSIFTRFCIGK; the protein is encoded by the coding sequence ATGTTACAAACCACTCCTTTTGCTGAAGATACCATAGTTGCATTAGCCACACCATCAGGAACCGGAGCTATAGCTGTTATCCGACTTTCAGGCCCTGATGCAATTAAAATTTGTAATAAGGTTTTCTTTGGAAAAAACTTGGAGAAACAAACCTCTCATACGGTTCATTTTGGAACCATTCGTGAAAATGATGTAATTGTTGACGAGGTTTTGGCAACTGTGTTTGTAGCACCCCATTCTTATACCCGCGAGAATTCTGTTGAGGTTTCTTGTCACGCTTCGCCATACATTATCCAAAAGCTAATCAACCTGTTTATAAAAAATGGGGCTCGTACAGCAAAGCCTGGTGAGTTTACATTACGCGCTTTTTTAAACGGTCAGCTAGATTTATCTCAGGCCGAAGCTGTTGCCGATTTAATTGCCAGCCGCACTGAGGCATCGCACAATATGGCCTTACGTCAGCTACGAGGCGGTTTTTCAAATGAACTGAAAGTTTTGCGTCAGCAGCTGATTGACTTTGCAGCGTTAATAGAACTCGAACTCGATTTTTCAGAGGAAGATGTAGAATTCGCCAACCGCCCTCAGCTAAAAGCTTTGATTAACAGCATTCAGAGTGTAATACGTAAACTTATTTCTTCTTTTGACTTAGGAAATGCCATAAAAAATGGCATTCCGGTAGTAATTTCGGGTAAACCGAATGTAGGAAAATCAACTTTATTGAATGCGTTGTTGAACGAGGAAAGAGCTATTGTTTCTGAAATTGCCGGTACAACGCGTGATACTATTGAAGATGAAATCAATATTGGTGGCATCAATTTCCGTTTTATTGATACTGCCGGTATTCGGGAAACTTCAGACAAGATTGAAGCCATTGGGGTTGAAAAAGCATACGAAAAAATTCGTCAATCTGCCGTAGTAATTTATTTGTTTGATCCGGAAGAAACCGATGCTAAAGAGTTGGGCGAAATTGTTCTGGAATTATCCAAACATACTTCAGCTGAATCAATATTGTTGGTAGCCAATAAATTGGATAAAGGTAACGAGCAGGAATGGAAAAAACGTTACAAAGAACTTAATGGAGTTTTATTTATTTCAGCCAGAGATAAAGTGCACCTAGATCAATTCACTGAAACCTTATTGCACAAAGCACATGTAGATCAGTTGAATAATGATGAAACGATGATTTCAAATGTTCGTCACCTGGAGGCCCTGCAAAAAACTAATGAAGCATTAGATGACACCCTGCACTTGATGGATCAGCCATTTGGAGGTGAATTATTGGCCTTTGAAATTAAGCGAGCATTACATCATTTAGGTGAAATAACTGGCGATATATCAAATGAAGACTTGCTGGATTCAATTTTTACAAGATTTTGTATCGGAAAGTAA
- a CDS encoding YbaB/EbfC family nucleoid-associated protein, translating into MLGNLFEAKKKAEEIKNRLETITVTGEVENGAVVVTCNGNRKVMDIKINPSVFNVRDREEVEELITVAVNRALEQAEQLMAAEMKSIMPNIPGLGNLGF; encoded by the coding sequence ATGTTAGGAAATTTATTTGAGGCCAAGAAAAAAGCAGAGGAAATTAAAAACAGGTTAGAAACTATTACTGTTACCGGAGAAGTGGAAAATGGAGCTGTTGTGGTTACTTGTAACGGCAATCGTAAGGTAATGGATATCAAAATCAATCCAAGCGTATTTAATGTGCGTGATCGTGAAGAAGTGGAAGAGTTGATAACAGTTGCTGTAAACAGAGCACTTGAACAGGCCGAACAGCTTATGGCCGCAGAAATGAAGTCGATAATGCCTAATATTCCCGGATTAGGAAATTTAGGATTTTAA
- a CDS encoding TIGR02757 family protein, whose protein sequence is MPRILDLKPFLDSKVAQYNQPGFIKNDPICIPHLFSQKQDIEIMGFWASILAWGQRVTIIKKCKELIELMDGVPHQFITQCDEKDLKRFLHFKHRTFNATDTLYFIEFFRQHYNNHNSLEHAFIPQNKPDGLTVEDSLNHFQTYFFSLPDYPHRTRKHVTSPNNKSTCKRLNMFLRWMARKDDKGVDFGIWDNIEMKNLLCPLDLHVERVARKLGLITRKQVDWQTTLELSENLRLLDPNDPVKYDFALFGLGIEEKF, encoded by the coding sequence ATGCCCAGGATTTTAGATTTAAAGCCTTTTCTCGATTCAAAAGTAGCGCAATACAATCAGCCCGGATTTATAAAAAATGACCCTATTTGTATTCCGCATTTATTTTCCCAAAAACAGGATATAGAAATAATGGGTTTTTGGGCTTCCATTTTAGCTTGGGGGCAACGGGTTACTATTATTAAAAAGTGTAAAGAACTAATTGAACTGATGGATGGTGTCCCCCACCAGTTTATTACTCAATGTGATGAAAAGGATTTAAAGCGATTTCTGCATTTTAAACATCGCACCTTCAATGCTACCGATACGCTTTATTTTATTGAATTTTTCAGGCAGCACTATAATAACCATAACAGCTTAGAACATGCATTTATCCCTCAAAACAAACCTGATGGATTGACAGTTGAAGATAGTTTGAATCATTTTCAAACTTATTTCTTCTCCCTGCCCGACTATCCGCATCGTACCCGAAAACATGTTACCAGTCCGAATAACAAATCTACTTGTAAACGATTAAATATGTTTTTAAGGTGGATGGCCAGAAAGGATGATAAAGGAGTAGATTTTGGTATTTGGGATAATATTGAGATGAAAAATTTGCTTTGTCCTCTTGACTTACATGTTGAACGGGTTGCACGTAAACTTGGTTTAATTACACGTAAACAAGTTGATTGGCAAACAACACTCGAACTTAGTGAAAACCTAAGATTGCTGGATCCTAATGATCCGGTGAAGTATGATTTCGCCTTATTTGGTTTGGGAATTGAAGAGAAATTTTAA
- a CDS encoding IS110 family transposase, producing MFTILDTHFRVILVNARHVKNVPGHKTDKKDSAWIAKLLASGLLKPSFIPQQSIRELRELVRYKKKLINQRVEHVNRLHKVLQDGNIKLASVVSNVRG from the coding sequence ATTTTTACGATTCTGGACACCCATTTCAGGGTCATCCTGGTCAATGCCCGGCATGTTAAAAATGTCCCTGGGCATAAAACCGACAAGAAGGATAGTGCCTGGATTGCCAAACTGCTGGCCAGTGGCTTACTAAAACCCAGTTTTATCCCCCAGCAATCTATTCGCGAACTCCGAGAATTGGTGCGCTACAAGAAAAAGCTCATTAATCAACGCGTAGAGCATGTGAACCGGCTTCATAAAGTTTTGCAGGATGGCAACATCAAGCTGGCCAGTGTGGTCAGCAATGTACGGGGGTAA
- a CDS encoding NADH-quinone oxidoreductase subunit D, translating to MILNMGPQHPSTHGVLRLELITDGEIIVEVIPHLGYLHRCFEKHCESLTYPQIIPYTDRMDYLASMNNNHGFVMGVERMLGIDKDIPKRVEYIRVLVCELNRIASHLIAIGTYGIDIGAFTPFMWCFRDREHIMNLLEWASGARMLYNYIWVGGLFYDLPVGFEDRCKEFINYFKPKMGELNGLLTHNQIFIDRTANVGVLPLDVAINYGVSGPMLRASGLKYDLRRIDEYSAYPEIEFDIPVGKGEMGTVGDCWDRYKVRVDEIEQSVKIVEQCLERLTKELKRDKEFDPRAKLPRKCTPKAQDFYVRAENPKGELGFYFIADGKREIPFRVKSRGPSFNNLSVVNEISKGCMIADLIAILGSMDFVLGEVDR from the coding sequence ATGATCCTTAACATGGGGCCACAACATCCTTCCACACATGGTGTTTTGCGTTTAGAGCTCATTACCGATGGTGAGATAATAGTAGAGGTGATACCACATTTGGGATATCTTCACCGTTGTTTTGAGAAGCATTGCGAGTCGCTTACCTATCCACAAATTATTCCATACACAGATCGTATGGATTATTTGGCATCAATGAATAACAACCATGGTTTTGTAATGGGTGTTGAACGGATGTTGGGCATAGATAAGGATATTCCAAAACGGGTTGAATATATACGTGTTTTAGTTTGTGAGCTTAATCGTATAGCCTCCCATCTTATTGCGATAGGAACTTACGGAATTGATATTGGTGCTTTTACACCTTTTATGTGGTGTTTTCGTGATCGTGAGCACATTATGAATTTACTCGAATGGGCTTCGGGCGCGAGAATGTTGTATAATTATATATGGGTGGGTGGTTTATTTTACGATTTGCCGGTAGGTTTTGAAGATCGTTGTAAAGAGTTTATTAACTATTTCAAACCTAAAATGGGTGAGTTGAATGGTCTATTAACTCACAATCAAATATTTATTGATCGTACCGCCAATGTTGGGGTGTTGCCATTAGATGTAGCCATAAATTATGGGGTTTCAGGGCCTATGTTGCGTGCATCAGGTTTAAAGTATGATTTACGTCGTATAGATGAATACTCGGCTTACCCTGAAATTGAATTTGATATTCCTGTTGGAAAAGGTGAAATGGGTACCGTTGGTGATTGTTGGGATCGTTATAAAGTTAGGGTTGATGAAATAGAGCAGTCGGTTAAAATTGTTGAGCAATGTTTGGAAAGATTAACCAAAGAACTTAAAAGGGATAAAGAGTTCGACCCTCGGGCTAAACTTCCGCGTAAGTGTACTCCAAAAGCTCAGGATTTCTATGTAAGGGCCGAAAATCCTAAAGGAGAGCTTGGCTTTTATTTCATAGCTGATGGCAAGCGAGAAATTCCTTTTAGGGTAAAATCTCGTGGTCCAAGTTTTAATAACTTATCTGTAGTTAATGAAATATCCAAAGGCTGCATGATAGCAGATTTAATTGCCATTTTAGGATCAATGGATTTCGTTTTGGGTGAAGTGGATCGATGA
- a CDS encoding NAD-dependent succinate-semialdehyde dehydrogenase codes for MQSINPLNSEIIKTFTTHTAVEVATKITSGDEAFNRWKTTSFEHRSALLLKLADVLRSRKDELAELMALEMGKPYNQGLAEIEKCAFCSEYYAQHAADYLKKQLIETEAQKSFVSFQPLGVILAIMPWNFPFWQVFRFLCPALMAGNAAVLKHASNVPGCALAIESIMNEAGFPQGLFHTLLIGAKEVDHVIEHPKIKAVTLTGSTEAGKKVAAKAGSLIKKTVLELGGSDAYIILDDADIDKAVEICVNSRLINSGQSCIAAKRFIVVKEVAEEFTAKFINLMAAKSFGDPLQKEIAIGPLARIDLRDQLHDQVQKSIADGAECLLGGYIPQIPGAFYPPTILTNIKPDNFAYKEEFFGPVALLFSVENEEDAIRVANDTSFGLGSAVFTKDVARGESIAETRLQAGSCFVNALVKSDPRLPFGGIKESGFGRELSLFGIHEFVNIKTVFIA; via the coding sequence ATGCAATCAATAAACCCGCTTAACAGCGAAATCATAAAAACCTTTACCACACATACAGCAGTTGAAGTTGCCACAAAAATAACCTCGGGAGATGAGGCCTTTAATAGATGGAAAACAACTTCATTTGAACATCGCTCTGCATTGCTTTTAAAATTAGCTGATGTTTTGCGAAGTCGTAAAGATGAGTTGGCAGAACTCATGGCCTTAGAAATGGGCAAACCCTATAATCAAGGGTTGGCTGAAATAGAAAAATGCGCTTTTTGTAGTGAATATTATGCTCAGCATGCAGCTGATTATCTCAAAAAACAATTAATAGAAACTGAAGCTCAAAAAAGTTTTGTGAGTTTTCAGCCTTTGGGTGTAATACTGGCCATAATGCCCTGGAACTTTCCTTTTTGGCAAGTGTTTCGGTTTTTATGTCCAGCCTTAATGGCAGGCAATGCCGCTGTTTTAAAGCATGCTTCTAACGTGCCCGGCTGTGCTTTGGCCATCGAATCAATAATGAATGAGGCTGGATTCCCTCAAGGACTATTTCATACCCTCCTTATTGGCGCAAAGGAAGTTGACCATGTTATTGAACATCCTAAAATAAAAGCGGTTACTTTAACAGGTAGTACGGAAGCAGGTAAAAAGGTAGCAGCTAAAGCAGGCAGCCTAATTAAAAAAACTGTTTTAGAGCTGGGCGGTAGCGACGCTTATATAATTTTGGATGATGCAGATATTGATAAAGCGGTTGAAATATGTGTAAACAGCCGTTTAATAAATAGTGGACAAAGCTGTATTGCTGCAAAACGGTTTATAGTTGTGAAAGAAGTTGCAGAAGAATTTACAGCAAAGTTTATAAACTTAATGGCAGCCAAAAGTTTTGGAGATCCATTGCAAAAAGAAATAGCAATAGGTCCCTTGGCTAGGATTGATTTAAGAGATCAATTGCATGATCAGGTTCAGAAGAGTATTGCTGATGGTGCTGAATGTTTGCTCGGCGGCTATATTCCTCAAATCCCGGGGGCGTTCTACCCTCCTACTATTTTAACTAATATAAAACCGGATAATTTTGCCTATAAAGAAGAGTTTTTCGGTCCCGTAGCATTATTGTTTTCGGTTGAAAATGAGGAGGATGCTATTCGGGTTGCGAATGATACCTCTTTTGGTTTAGGCAGTGCGGTATTTACCAAAGATGTTGCCAGGGGTGAATCTATAGCAGAAACAAGGCTTCAGGCAGGTTCATGTTTTGTAAATGCATTGGTTAAGTCTGATCCTCGATTGCCTTTTGGAGGCATTAAAGAATCAGGTTTCGGAAGAGAACTAAGTTTATTTGGCATTCATGAATTTGTTAATATTAAGACTGTTTTTATTGCTTAG
- a CDS encoding trans-sulfuration enzyme family protein, translated as MKFGTKAIHAGVFPDPSTGAIMTPVFQTSTYVQEAPGKHKGYEYARTQNPTRAQLQDNIAALENAKHGFCFSTGMGAIDTVMKLFNPGDEIICTNDLYGGTYRIFTKVYQNYGLKFHFIGMEDAANIENYITSNTKLIWIETPTNPTLKIIDIKACAAIAKKHNILLGVDNTFASAYLQNPMDLGADLVMHSLTKYMSGHSDVVMGALVVNDDELAQRIAFIQNACGATPGPQDCFLVLRGIKTLHLRMQRHSENGKAIAHFLRNHAKVDKVYWPGFEDHPNHQIAKQQMLDFGGMMSFSLKGDHLEDAMKVLSGTHLFSLAESLGGVESLIGHPASMTHASIPKEERLKSGVTDTLIRLSVGVEDVGDLIADLDKALSLV; from the coding sequence ATGAAATTCGGTACTAAAGCCATTCATGCAGGTGTTTTTCCTGATCCATCAACCGGAGCCATCATGACACCGGTTTTTCAAACTTCTACTTATGTACAAGAAGCTCCTGGAAAACACAAAGGATATGAGTATGCACGTACACAAAACCCTACACGTGCTCAATTACAGGATAATATAGCAGCTCTTGAAAACGCTAAACATGGTTTCTGTTTTAGTACCGGTATGGGGGCAATAGATACAGTAATGAAGTTGTTCAATCCTGGTGATGAGATAATTTGTACCAATGATTTATATGGCGGAACCTATCGTATTTTTACGAAGGTTTACCAGAATTATGGGTTAAAGTTTCATTTTATCGGCATGGAAGATGCCGCCAATATTGAAAACTATATTACATCGAATACTAAACTTATTTGGATTGAAACACCGACCAACCCTACTTTAAAAATTATAGATATTAAAGCTTGTGCTGCTATTGCTAAAAAGCATAATATCTTGTTAGGGGTTGATAATACATTTGCTTCGGCTTATCTACAAAATCCAATGGATTTGGGTGCAGATTTGGTGATGCATTCTTTAACCAAATATATGTCTGGGCACTCTGATGTTGTAATGGGCGCCTTGGTGGTAAATGATGATGAGTTGGCACAACGCATTGCCTTTATTCAGAATGCATGTGGAGCAACTCCCGGGCCGCAGGATTGCTTTTTGGTTTTGCGAGGTATAAAAACCCTTCATCTTCGTATGCAGCGCCATAGCGAAAATGGTAAAGCGATAGCTCATTTTCTACGTAATCACGCTAAGGTCGATAAAGTTTATTGGCCAGGGTTTGAAGATCATCCTAATCATCAAATTGCAAAACAACAAATGCTTGATTTCGGCGGAATGATGTCATTCTCTTTAAAAGGGGATCATTTAGAAGATGCAATGAAAGTGTTAAGTGGTACTCACCTATTTTCGTTAGCAGAATCATTGGGTGGTGTTGAATCATTAATCGGTCATCCGGCTTCTATGACACATGCTTCTATTCCTAAGGAAGAACGATTAAAGAGTGGAGTTACAGATACGCTTATTCGTTTAAGTGTGGGTGTTGAAGATGTGGGAGATTTAATAGCGGATCTAGATAAAGCACTTTCATTAGTTTAA
- a CDS encoding transposase, whose product MIEAIIQGLTDPEQLYQLAKGMLKNKKTELLKALSGRLTDHHRFMLCAIKSAIKDVDGQIEVIQTRIDLYKQTHRAVVNRLKTVPGISEAIAMNLLGEIGPNVQTFPDEHHLASWAGVCPGNNESAGKKKSERTVKGNKLLKTTLVEAAWSAVHTKNTFYQRKYHALVVRRGPKKAIVAIAHKIIKAVYFILKDQVEYREVDLQRWEARKRQTLEAYYHKRLNELSHQ is encoded by the coding sequence ATGATAGAGGCCATTATTCAAGGCCTTACCGACCCCGAACAATTATACCAACTAGCCAAAGGAATGCTTAAAAACAAAAAAACAGAACTACTCAAAGCCCTATCGGGACGCTTGACTGACCATCATCGGTTTATGTTGTGCGCTATTAAAAGTGCAATCAAAGACGTCGACGGGCAAATTGAAGTCATCCAAACCCGAATCGACCTGTACAAACAAACACATCGGGCAGTAGTGAACCGGTTAAAAACGGTTCCGGGGATAAGCGAGGCCATCGCCATGAACCTTTTGGGAGAAATCGGACCGAATGTGCAGACGTTTCCCGATGAGCATCACCTGGCCTCCTGGGCCGGGGTTTGTCCGGGCAACAATGAAAGCGCCGGCAAAAAGAAAAGTGAGCGTACCGTAAAAGGCAACAAGCTCTTAAAAACCACATTGGTGGAGGCTGCTTGGTCAGCTGTGCATACCAAAAACACTTTTTATCAACGCAAGTATCATGCGCTGGTTGTCCGAAGGGGGCCGAAAAAAGCAATTGTGGCCATTGCGCATAAAATCATTAAAGCCGTCTATTTTATCTTAAAAGATCAGGTAGAATACAGGGAAGTGGACCTGCAACGCTGGGAAGCCAGAAAAAGGCAAACGCTTGAGGCATATTACCACAAGCGTTTGAACGAGCTCAGCCATCAATAA
- a CDS encoding STAS-like domain-containing protein — protein MIVAEIRLTDLLPNTLDTREGASKLVHVIKEELKDNNKIELDFSDVVFMSRSFADQFHKEINTGDNKFDIVFKNIDYSITEMLAIVSKTQTHRKPINKSYQVLSFNELSKMSDFIYAW, from the coding sequence ATGATAGTTGCAGAAATTAGATTAACGGATCTTTTACCGAACACCTTAGATACTAGAGAAGGAGCCAGTAAATTGGTTCATGTAATTAAGGAAGAACTAAAAGATAATAACAAAATTGAATTAGATTTCTCTGATGTAGTTTTTATGTCTCGATCTTTTGCTGATCAATTTCATAAAGAAATTAATACAGGTGATAATAAATTTGATATTGTGTTTAAGAACATAGATTATAGTATTACCGAAATGCTGGCAATTGTTTCTAAGACACAAACACACAGGAAACCTATTAATAAATCATATCAAGTGCTATCATTCAATGAATTGAGTAAAATGAGTGATTTTATTTATGCCTGGTAA
- a CDS encoding YdeI/OmpD-associated family protein: MVAFEAVVFKYKQKGEKTGWTYIDVPADVANEIKPGNKKEMRVRGRLDSTPVYGMALLPVGSGNFILSLNAQLRKKLGKSEGSMLHVELEEDVDFKIEIPEDLYTCLCDEPEAIVQFESLNKSNQNYFINWVNSAKTEPTRIKRIALTVNAMIYNLTFGEMLRAEKAKKL; this comes from the coding sequence ATGGTGGCCTTTGAAGCAGTCGTTTTTAAATATAAACAGAAGGGTGAAAAAACAGGCTGGACTTATATTGATGTTCCCGCAGACGTTGCTAATGAAATTAAACCGGGTAACAAAAAGGAAATGAGAGTTAGGGGACGATTGGATTCTACTCCGGTTTATGGAATGGCCTTGTTGCCTGTCGGTTCGGGTAATTTTATTCTAAGTTTGAATGCACAATTGCGTAAAAAATTAGGCAAAAGTGAAGGTTCAATGCTCCACGTTGAGTTAGAGGAAGACGTTGATTTTAAAATAGAAATACCTGAAGATTTATATACCTGCCTTTGCGACGAGCCTGAAGCTATAGTTCAATTTGAAAGTTTAAACAAATCAAATCAAAACTATTTTATTAATTGGGTTAACAGTGCTAAAACTGAGCCTACGCGTATTAAACGCATTGCGCTAACAGTAAATGCAATGATTTATAACCTTACATTTGGGGAGATGTTGCGTGCCGAAAAAGCCAAAAAACTTTAA